A section of the Candidatus Tisiphia endosymbiont of Nedyus quadrimaculatus genome encodes:
- a CDS encoding transposase has product MNKSRMSITAEQKRQIISESYVSGCVISQVAQSYGISKKTLYGWRSKERRIRGEEAAVNNSGNKFVELSIQKTTVQETKCAILKKAELTFSDFSLSIEGNVSSSKLLEIVKILDRAC; this is encoded by the coding sequence ATGAATAAAAGTAGGATGTCTATTACAGCTGAACAAAAGAGACAAATAATTTCAGAGTCATATGTGTCCGGGTGTGTTATATCACAAGTTGCTCAGTCTTATGGAATTTCGAAGAAGACATTATACGGATGGCGTAGTAAGGAAAGGAGAATAAGAGGGGAAGAGGCAGCAGTAAATAATTCAGGCAACAAATTTGTAGAATTATCAATACAGAAAACAACAGTACAGGAAACAAAATGTGCAATATTAAAGAAAGCTGAATTGACATTTAGTGATTTTTCTTTATCAATTGAAGGTAATGTTAGTAGTAGCAAATTATTAGAGATAGTTAAAATATTGGATAGAGCATGCTAG
- the istA gene encoding IS21 family transposase, with amino-acid sequence MYYVDGKAIKAIARELNISKNTVKKVIRSNQTKFELAKYSKGKPVLGNHLEVLNQLLAENSKESVRRRMTAKKLYQQLQISGYTGSYESVNLIVRNFRREYEARGGQVFIPLNFEAGQAFQFDWGEEEICLNGEVTRVKAARIKLCYSRYSLVVVYPNEQLEMVMDAHDQAFKFFAGCCKNGIYDNMKTAVKKILIGKDRIFNEKFIQMVSHHLFEPLACSPASGWEKGQVEKQVGDTRRNFFTPILKGDSYEAINIQLREMSIEWAKTKRHPEFTERTILEIYEEEKAYLIGYRGQFTGYRLHPTTVSPLSLIQYDSNMYSVPCEYVGLSVQIKSYAWQIVILHESKIIAEHVRSFKRYQKNYNPWHYIAALERKPGALRNGGPFKELMSLLPEIFGKLRNKLETYKDGDKQFIDILLLVNKYGLEKVTNACNLTIAAGGCSSKLVEQYLLQPAMKLDIQETEFIQLKNPPDADCSIYSKLHLTTEVN; translated from the coding sequence ATGTATTACGTTGATGGCAAAGCAATTAAAGCAATTGCTAGAGAACTGAATATATCAAAGAATACAGTAAAAAAAGTCATTCGCAGCAATCAAACTAAATTTGAGTTAGCAAAATATAGCAAAGGTAAGCCTGTTCTTGGCAATCATCTTGAAGTACTAAATCAGCTATTAGCAGAGAATAGCAAGGAGTCGGTTCGACGTAGAATGACGGCAAAAAAGCTATACCAACAGCTTCAGATATCGGGTTATACAGGAAGTTACGAATCTGTGAATCTAATTGTACGAAACTTCCGTAGAGAATACGAGGCAAGGGGCGGGCAAGTTTTTATTCCATTAAATTTTGAAGCTGGTCAGGCGTTTCAGTTTGATTGGGGAGAGGAAGAAATATGTTTAAATGGGGAGGTTACTAGAGTTAAAGCAGCGAGAATAAAGCTATGCTATAGTCGTTATTCTTTGGTAGTGGTTTATCCTAATGAGCAGCTGGAAATGGTTATGGATGCCCATGATCAAGCTTTCAAGTTTTTTGCTGGTTGTTGTAAGAATGGTATTTATGACAATATGAAGACGGCTGTCAAAAAAATATTGATTGGCAAGGATCGTATCTTTAACGAGAAGTTTATCCAAATGGTCTCTCACCATTTATTTGAGCCACTTGCCTGTAGTCCAGCATCAGGATGGGAGAAAGGACAGGTTGAGAAACAAGTAGGAGACACTAGACGTAACTTTTTTACTCCAATATTGAAAGGAGATAGTTATGAAGCTATTAACATTCAGCTAAGAGAGATGTCTATAGAGTGGGCTAAAACTAAAAGACATCCTGAATTTACAGAAAGAACGATTCTAGAAATATATGAGGAAGAGAAGGCATATTTAATAGGATATAGAGGGCAGTTTACCGGTTATAGATTACATCCAACGACCGTATCACCTTTGAGTTTAATACAATACGACAGCAATATGTATAGTGTTCCGTGTGAATATGTGGGACTTAGCGTACAGATTAAATCCTATGCTTGGCAAATAGTGATTTTACATGAAAGCAAGATTATTGCAGAGCATGTTCGTAGTTTTAAACGCTATCAGAAGAATTATAATCCATGGCACTATATAGCAGCTCTAGAACGTAAACCCGGTGCTTTACGTAATGGTGGACCGTTCAAAGAGTTAATGAGTTTGTTACCTGAGATATTTGGCAAACTACGAAATAAGTTAGAGACTTACAAGGATGGTGATAAACAATTTATAGATATCCTGCTACTTGTTAATAAGTATGGATTAGAAAAGGTAACAAATGCTTGTAACCTAACAATTGCTGCTGGCGGCTGTAGCTCTAAATTAGTTGAGCAATATTTGTTGCAACCAGCAATGAAACTAGATATCCAAGAGACTGAGTTTATTCAGCTAAAAAATCCTCCTGATGCTGATTGTAGTATTTATAGCAAGTTGCATTTAACAACGGAGGTAAATTAA
- a CDS encoding IS5 family transposase (programmed frameshift) has translation MRRYALRDDQWDRIKDKLPGREESVGVTAKDNRLFVEAVLYRYRAGIPWRDLPERFGDFRVIHLRHSRWSKTGVWKKVFEMPAEDADNEYAMIDSTIVRTHQHSAGAKKKSDDDQAIGRGKGGLSTKIHATCDALGNPTGFHLTPGQAHDLQGSDVLMNELTKADAVLADKAYDADARMRDKLKDKGCIAVIPPKKNRVNPAKYDKDLYKARHLIENFFAKLKQYRAIATRYDKTSQNFLGAVYMASMVIWLN, from the exons ATGCGTCGATATGCTCTACGTGACGATCAATGGGATCGGATTAAAGATAAGCTACCTGGAAGGGAAGAGTCTGTTGGTGTAACAGCCAAGGATAATCGCCTATTTGTAGAAGCAGTCTTGTATCGATATAGGGCTGGTATACCTTGGAGAGACCTGCCTGAACGTTTTGGAGATTTTCGAGTGATTCACCTACGTCATTCAAGGTGGAGCAAGACAGGTGTGTGGAAAAAGGTTTTTGAGATGCCGGCTGAAGATGCTGATAACGAGTATGCCATGATTGATTCAACCATTGTTAGGACTCATCAACATAGTGCTGGTGCTAAAAAAAAGAGT GATGATGACCAAGCAATTGGACGAGGTAAAGGGGGGCTGAGTACTAAAATCCATGCCACATGTGACGCTCTAGGGAATCCAACGGGATTCCATCTTACCCCGGGTCAAGCTCATGATTTGCAAGGATCTGATGTTTTGATGAATGAATTGACGAAAGCGGATGCTGTACTTGCTGATAAGGCTTATGATGCCGATGCACGTATGCGAGATAAGCTGAAAGATAAGGGATGTATAGCTGTGATTCCCCCAAAGAAGAATCGTGTGAATCCAGCTAAGTATGATAAGGACCTCTATAAAGCTAGGCATTTGATTGAGAACTTTTTTGCAAAATTGAAGCAATATAGAGCTATTGCAACACGATATGACAAAACATCTCAGAACTTTTTGGGAGCTGTTTATATGGCTTCCATGGTAATTTGGCTCAATTGA
- the tolB gene encoding Tol-Pal system beta propeller repeat protein TolB: MLLLVANFNSYAIETIVIERGHVDPIPIAINKFDADDSANNVIGADIISVISNDLKISGMFRPISTASFIEQIVGIKHKPLFAAWRHINANLLINGEVIKLSSGKLKVSFILWDASLEKDLIGEIFEIPPHLWRRVAHKIADKIYEKITGDSGYFDTKIVYVSESGPYLKRVKKIAMMDHDGANHKYLSDGKNLVLTPRFSPQADKIMYLSYVHKQKPHVYVRDLKTGKERLVGNFPGMSFAPRFSPQGEKAIMSIARKGATHIFEIDLNSMATRQLTNGIGINTSPSYSPDGSKIVFNSDRSGSRQLYIMNSDGSNVERISFGGGMYTAPSWSPRGDYIAFTKLSKGEGFTIGVMKALSYGDENSERIITSGYLVEGPCWSPNGRIIMFAKGWPPRNKTAGKNRIYSIDLTGYNEREILTPQDASDPEWSRMLN, from the coding sequence ATGCTGTTGTTAGTTGCTAACTTCAATAGTTATGCAATAGAAACTATAGTTATAGAGCGAGGACATGTTGATCCAATACCGATAGCCATTAATAAATTTGATGCAGATGATAGTGCGAATAATGTAATTGGTGCTGATATAATTAGTGTAATATCTAATGATCTAAAGATTTCCGGCATGTTCCGCCCAATTTCTACTGCTTCTTTTATAGAACAAATTGTGGGGATAAAACATAAACCTCTTTTTGCTGCTTGGCGACACATTAATGCTAATCTTCTGATTAATGGTGAAGTTATAAAGCTATCTTCTGGTAAGCTAAAGGTTAGTTTTATATTATGGGATGCAAGCTTAGAAAAAGATCTTATAGGTGAGATTTTTGAAATACCACCACATTTATGGCGTAGAGTAGCACATAAAATAGCTGATAAAATTTATGAGAAAATTACTGGAGACTCAGGTTATTTTGATACAAAAATAGTGTATGTGTCAGAGAGTGGACCTTATCTAAAACGAGTAAAGAAAATAGCTATGATGGATCATGATGGTGCTAATCATAAATATCTGTCAGATGGTAAAAATTTGGTCCTTACTCCAAGATTTTCACCACAAGCAGATAAGATCATGTATCTATCCTATGTTCACAAGCAAAAACCACATGTTTATGTTCGTGATCTTAAAACAGGTAAGGAAAGATTGGTTGGTAATTTTCCCGGTATGTCCTTTGCTCCAAGATTCTCACCTCAAGGGGAGAAGGCTATAATGTCGATAGCAAGAAAGGGAGCTACGCATATTTTTGAAATTGATCTGAATAGCATGGCAACTAGGCAATTGACTAACGGTATTGGTATTAATACTTCTCCTAGCTATTCACCGGATGGCAGTAAAATAGTTTTTAATTCTGATCGAAGTGGATCAAGACAATTATATATTATGAATTCTGATGGTTCAAATGTGGAACGTATCAGTTTTGGCGGGGGAATGTATACTGCACCAAGTTGGTCACCTAGAGGAGATTATATAGCCTTTACTAAACTTTCTAAAGGAGAGGGTTTTACCATTGGAGTGATGAAAGCACTTTCCTATGGTGATGAGAATAGTGAAAGAATTATAACTAGTGGCTATCTAGTTGAAGGTCCGTGTTGGTCACCCAATGGTAGGATAATTATGTTTGCTAAAGGCTGGCCTCCTAGAAACAAAACAGCAGGTAAAAATCGTATATATTCCATTGATTTGACTGGTTATAATGAAAGAGAGATTCTCACTCCTCAAGATGCTTCTGATCCTGAATGGTCAAGAATGTTAAATTGA
- a CDS encoding ATP-binding protein — MSSIPIKAEARFLLFELFAKLYEQTSVIITTHLRFEEWNDMFGNAKATKVIIDRLTHHCQIIETGNKSFRGGKDVD; from the coding sequence ATGAGCAGTATACCAATAAAAGCCGAAGCTAGATTCCTGTTATTTGAGTTATTTGCTAAATTGTATGAGCAAACTTCAGTGATCATTACTACCCATTTGAGATTTGAAGAATGGAATGATATGTTTGGTAATGCTAAGGCAACAAAAGTAATTATCGATAGATTGACACATCATTGTCAAATCATAGAAACTGGTAATAAAAGTTTTAGAGGAGGGAAAGATGTAGATTAA
- the tnpB gene encoding IS66 family insertion sequence element accessory protein TnpB (TnpB, as the term is used for proteins encoded by IS66 family insertion elements, is considered an accessory protein, since TnpC, encoded by a neighboring gene, is a DDE family transposase.): MLDIGHDSKIYLCTGCTDMRKGINGLSILAQSILSEQFHKSALFVFRGKKADRIKILWWDGQGFCLYYKCLDSGKFIWPKVDEKQSVGITKAQLSMLIEAIDWRNPKWFNRPQYAG; the protein is encoded by the coding sequence ATGCTAGATATAGGGCATGATAGCAAGATCTATCTTTGTACCGGTTGTACTGACATGCGTAAGGGCATTAACGGTTTATCAATACTGGCACAATCAATATTGTCAGAGCAATTTCACAAGAGTGCCTTATTTGTATTTAGGGGTAAAAAGGCTGACCGGATAAAAATATTGTGGTGGGACGGACAAGGTTTTTGTTTATATTACAAATGTCTTGATAGCGGTAAATTTATATGGCCTAAGGTTGACGAGAAGCAATCTGTTGGAATTACCAAAGCCCAGCTATCAATGTTGATAGAAGCTATTGACTGGCGGAATCCAAAATGGTTTAATAGACCTCAATATGCTGGATAA
- the tnpC gene encoding IS66 family transposase: MVYDLNNSPSDIPVLHKMLAALNNNIQSLITENQLLTTENQSLTTENQSLREQLALLKAKRYGKSSEKLDKQIEEIELKIEENELILGFKTEQDNINSDKSIATVDNSKQKPKRQKLPKHLPREDVVLKPVDQCPACGGVEFRKISDDISETLEYVPSSFKVIRHVRPRCACTHCEKIVQAYAPSKAIDKGKPGSGLLAHILIQKYCNHLPLYRQSQIYEREGVEISRTTMASWAGQCARLLEPIAKAIQQFVFASKQIHGDDTPVRVLAPGIGKTKIGRIWTYVSDGRPHGDKSPVAVCYFYSPDRKGIRPIEHLKDFTGVLHADAYGGYDQLYVNDEKSAAKIEEGYLMQDHVHMLISIPPKHSISTIVGFIKGKSSIWVAQNIANKQQNFVGHKFGARGYFVSTVGANEEVVRKYVQNQESEDKRADQLNLFYRSK; this comes from the coding sequence ATGGTTTATGATTTAAACAATTCACCTAGTGATATACCAGTGTTGCATAAGATGCTTGCGGCATTAAATAATAATATACAGTCACTAATTACAGAGAATCAATTGCTGACTACAGAAAACCAGTCATTAACCACTGAGAATCAATCATTAAGAGAACAGCTGGCATTACTAAAAGCAAAGCGTTATGGGAAATCATCAGAAAAGCTAGATAAACAAATAGAGGAGATTGAGCTTAAAATAGAAGAAAATGAGCTTATTTTAGGATTTAAAACTGAGCAAGATAATATTAATTCCGATAAGAGTATCGCTACTGTCGATAATAGTAAGCAGAAGCCAAAACGACAAAAATTACCTAAGCATTTACCAAGAGAAGATGTGGTATTAAAACCTGTTGATCAGTGTCCTGCATGTGGTGGGGTGGAATTCCGTAAGATAAGTGATGATATCTCAGAAACATTAGAATATGTTCCATCATCATTTAAGGTGATACGGCATGTAAGACCACGCTGTGCCTGCACCCACTGTGAGAAGATAGTACAAGCCTACGCACCATCAAAAGCCATTGATAAAGGTAAGCCGGGGTCTGGGTTACTGGCACATATATTAATTCAGAAATATTGCAATCATCTGCCATTATATCGTCAATCGCAAATTTATGAGAGAGAAGGCGTAGAAATTTCGAGGACAACAATGGCAAGCTGGGCGGGACAATGTGCTAGATTGCTAGAGCCAATAGCCAAAGCAATTCAACAATTTGTCTTTGCGAGTAAACAGATACATGGTGATGATACGCCAGTAAGAGTGTTAGCTCCTGGGATTGGTAAAACCAAAATTGGGAGAATATGGACCTATGTATCAGATGGTAGACCTCATGGGGATAAGTCTCCAGTTGCAGTTTGCTATTTTTATAGCCCTGATCGGAAAGGAATAAGACCGATTGAGCATCTAAAAGATTTTACAGGGGTGCTACATGCAGATGCTTATGGTGGTTATGACCAATTATATGTCAATGATGAAAAATCAGCTGCTAAGATAGAGGAAGGATATTTAATGCAGGATCATGTGCATATGCTAATATCCATTCCTCCCAAACATTCTATTTCAACCATTGTGGGTTTTATTAAAGGTAAAAGTTCTATATGGGTAGCACAAAATATAGCAAATAAACAGCAAAATTTTGTTGGTCATAAATTTGGGGCAAGAGGATATTTTGTGAGTACCGTAGGAGCGAATGAAGAGGTAGTACGTAAATACGTTCAAAACCAAGAATCTGAGGATAAAAGAGCTGATCAACTTAACCTGTTTTACAGGTCAAAATAA